The Miscanthus floridulus cultivar M001 chromosome 17, ASM1932011v1, whole genome shotgun sequence genome has a window encoding:
- the LOC136515028 gene encoding agamous-like MADS-box protein AGL29, translating into MAPPRRPSMGRQKIEIRRIESDEARQVCFSKRRAGLFKKASELSILCGADVAAVVFSPAGKAFSFGHPSVESVVERFLASSSSPSPAGAGAGAGHSSAGGGEYRAVSELNRQHGELRAQLDAEKTRQELADEAIRKEREARSPAMAWIDADLGAMGHDDLIALWAALAGVQAAVAASADQLLRDALLVGRRGRHQQPAQLAGDGVAFGVGAFGIGMQVQPPPGFAGVDLQGFGGQAAAILGAAGPS; encoded by the coding sequence ATGGCGCCTCCACGCCGGCCGAGCATGGGGCGGCAGAAGATCGAGATCCGGCGCATAGAGAGCGACGAGGCGCGGCAGGTGTGCTTCTCCAAGCGCCGCGCGGGGCTGTTCAAGAAGGCCAGCGAGCTCTCCATCCTCTGCGGCGCCGACGTGGCCGCCGTCGTCTTCTCCCCCGCCGGCAAGGCCTTCTCCTTCGGCCACCCATCGGTGGAGTCCGTCGTCGAGCGCTtcctcgcctcctcctcctccccctcgcctgcaggtgccggtgccggtgccggccaCTCCTCTGCCGGCGGCGGCGAGTACCGCGCGGTGTCGGAGCTGAACCGCCAGCACGGCGAGCTGCGGGCGCAGCTGGACGCGGAGAAGACGAGACAGGAGCTCGCGGACGAGGCGATCCGGAAGGAGCGCGAGGCGAGGAGCCCCGCCATGGCGTGGATCGACGCGGACCTGGGAGCCATGGGCCACGACGACCTGATCGCGTTATGGGCCGCGCTGGCCGGCGTGCAGGCCGCCGTGGCGGCCAGCGCCGACCAGCTGCTGCGTGACGCGCTGCTCGTCGGGCGCAGGGGCCGGCACCAGCAGCCCGCCCAGCTTGCCGGTGATGGTGTGGCCTTTGGCGTCGGCGCGTTTGGCATTGGCATGCAGGTGCAGCCGCCACCAGGATTCGCCGGCGTCGACCTGCAGGGGTTCGGAGGACAGGCTGCTGCCATCCTCGGCGCCGCCGGTCCCTCATGA